In Solanum pennellii chromosome 3, SPENNV200, a single window of DNA contains:
- the LOC114073934 gene encoding uncharacterized protein LOC114073934: MFDFVQMCIFGRAGSCFPEVFSVACRDRFCNRIPFKPQTKIEMKLNSGGRAISSECNYDQYITECSYDRYITHDKYTMKFKKLGDDICRYGLCIKQCDANVVSLKIKQSNIELEMSNLGGINSADSVMLLCCCNGLALWTHAKGSVSLQINMVQPLQVSVTSVWMI; this comes from the exons ATGTTTGATTTTGTCCAAATGTGTATATTTGGCAGGGCTGGTTCTTGTTTTCCAGAGGTTTTCAGTGTTGCATGCCGTGATAGATTCTGCAATCGTATACCATTTAAGCCGCAGACAAAGATAGAGATGAAGTTAAATTCAGGCGGCAGAGCTATTTCATCCGAATGCAATTATGACCAATATATTACAGAATGCAGTTATGACCGATATATTACACATGACAAATATACCATGAAATTTAAG AAACTTGGAGATGATATTTGCAGATATGGCCTATGCATCAAACAATGTGATGCAAACGTGGTATCACTCAAAATTAAGCAATCAAATATTGAACTTGAGATGTCCAACTTGGGAGGTATTAATTCAGCTGATTCTGTCATGCTACTGTGTTGCTGCAATGGTTTGGCTTTAT GGACGCATGCAAAAGGCAGTG TTTCTCTACAAATTAATATGGTGCAACCCTTGCAAGTTTCTGTTACTTCAGTCTGGATGATTTAA